Below is a window of Enterococcus gilvus ATCC BAA-350 DNA.
AATTTTAAATTTTTTGCATAATTCAGCATCAACTGGATATTGATTATAAAAATCACTAGCTGGATCAGCAGTATAGCGTCCCTTTTCTACAAGGAAAGTATCCCACGCTACTTGCCCTTTTCCACCTTCTTTTGTAGAGCCTTCTGCTTGATAAGCTGCCGTAGCTCCTCCCATAATAAAGTCTTCTGGTAAAGTTTTAAAATTCATTTTAATCTCTCCTTGAAAATTAGTTTGATCAATATGCCAATAATCCATAAATCACCTCAGCATAATTTTAACATGTATAAGTAAATTTTTTTACACAACGAAAAATCGACCTCGAATATCTATTTTATTGCGATATACAAGCACTTATATCCCTTGATGTAAAATAAATATACCATTCAAAAACCACTTTGTAAACGTTTTTCGTAAAATAAATTTATCTTTTTACTAATTTAATTTACACGAAACAAGAAAACGGACTGATTCCCACTAAAAATCAATCCCACCTACTAATCATTCTCCAAGTGGCTATCCATTATCGATTCAATCTTCTCTGTTAATGGATTAGGCTCTCTGCGAATATCAGAGTTTCGTTTCCTGCTAGAAAAAGTAATTTAAGTTACTAAAAGAGCAGTTTCGATTTACTTTAACAAAGAAAAGGATTATTATATCCCTAGGAGGATGAACAATGGTTACTATTAGAGATATTGCAAAAAAATCCGGTTACTCAACGGCTACTATATCAAGACTTTTTAAAGGTGATGAGTCACTCTCTATTACATCTGATACTAAAAACAAAATAATCGTTACAGCCAAATCTTTAGGATATGATCTGACAAAAATTAAGACTACTCTGTACAAGATTGCCATTCTTTTTTGGATCTCAGAGGAACAGTTAAAAGAGGATGTCTACTATCAACATGTCAAAGATGATTTGAAAAAATATAGTAAAAAAGCTAATCTAGATTTGATTTTCATCTCTAAAAACGATGGTGTAAAAAGCATTCCTGACGATATTACTGGATTTATCGCAATAGGACAATTGACAAAAAAGGAATTGTACTACTTAAATCAAAAAGGGTATAAGGGGGTAATCCGAGGAATAAACCCATTACCTGAACACTTCGATACTGTAGAACCTGATTTCCACGAAATGGCCAGACAAGCAATTAACTACTTTATTAATGAAGGTTTCACAAAAATTGGATTTATTGGAGGAAATTTCTTTAACCTAGAAACGGGTAAAGAAGAGATTGATAGCCGTGAATATGCCTTCCGATATCATTTAGAAAAGAGCGGACTACTCAATGAAAAGTATATTTTCTCCCAAGGATCATTTACTGTTGACGAAGGGTATCAATTATCTCTTAAAATGAAAGCTGAGTTAAATGAAGATATGCCCGAAGCATGTTTCATACCATCTGACACTATAGCTGCCGGCGTTCTTCAGGGCTGCCATGAATTGGGTATTAACATCCCTAAAGATATGGCAGTAATAAGTATTAATGATGACGACATCGCAAAATTCGTTGCACCACCACTTACAACTTTTAAGATAGATATCGAAGAGATAGCTAAAACCTGTGTAGATTTATTAAGTGATCAACTGGTATATTCGCGGGACATATCAAAGAAAACATTAATCGGCGCAAAATTGACCGTTAGGAAAAGTTTTATCCCTAAAGAAGAGGTGTAAAATAAGTAATTGAAACTTATCTTTAAAACTATAATTGTGTCCACATAGTAGCCGAGCAATCGGGTTTATGCCTATTATGTTTTCCATAAATAATTTGATGGTGATATTTTGACGTAAATACAATATGATTTTTTCATCGCCAAATTGTGCGCGCTAATTTTTGTTTATCATTCAGAACATTTCCTCCTTTTTATCTAAGTATGAGGTTGGATAAACGCTTCATCTTAGTATCTTGGGGGATTTTTTATCTCGTTGGGAATATATCAAGCATCAGAGCGCGCAAAAAGAACTGGTCGAAAAATCAATCTACCAGTTCAATCTCATTCACTGTGATACTATGTTTTATACAGATAACGCCATATTATAAAACAAGTTGTATTCCGCAAATGGGTTCTATTCAACTCTTAAACTATCTATAAAAGATTCAGCCAACTCCATTAGCCTCTCGTAATTTAGTTGGTGAACAGCACTTTTTTCAAAAAATTTTGAACCAATTCCTACATAAGAGGCTCCATTGTTCAAATAGTTTTGTGCATTAGTCTGATCTACCCCTCCTACAGCCATCAAAGGTAAACTTCCTAAAGGGGCTTGCACTTGATTGAAATATTCCGGTCCAAGACAGTTGGCGGGGAACACCTTAACAATATCAGCACCCATCTCAAACATTTTGAATATCTCTGTGGGCGACATGGCCCCAGGAATTGTTAGAACACCCTTTCTTTTAGCTAGTTTAAAAATTTTGTCATTAAATTTTTGCGGGCCTAACATAAACTCAGCACCCGCTTCTATTGCTTCCTCTGCTTGTTCGACAGTTACGACTGTTCCAACACCAATCGAAATTTTATCCCCAAATCTATTTTTTCCATCATGGATAATTTTTAAGTGGTCACTATTATTTGTTGTAACTTCGACTCCTATAAAATGCTTAAACTCACTTAGAACACGAATAATTAGCATTGCCTCTTCATAAGTATATCCACGCAGGATAGCGGTCGCTTTTGGGTAATTTTCCAATTCCATTAATTTATCCCTCTTTTCTTAACAATCCCCTTTTTTTTCCAGCCAATAATGCACCTCGACCAGCTAAATCGTTAGCTTCAATGATTATGATAGGATGGCTAAAATTATCTAAGTCATTGAGAATGACATGTATCGCCTCTCTAAGCTCCTTTTTGCCAGTCAGTACTACTGTTTCATTGGGTTCTAAAAAATTTTCTAATAGTTGGATATCCGAAGAAAGTACGGCCCCCAACAAATAATTTGCTCGCTGATTCCGCGAAGCATTATGAGTTTGCCCCAATATGCGTACATCAAATACAGCACTGCCAATACCGTTACTCCTAGCAGAATGAAATCCTGATAACAAATATGACTCATCTAATTCATCATAGAAACGATGATGAACATCTGTAGCTATCAACGATTTCTTGGTCAATAATGAAAGTATCTCCCCTGTGGTAGCAGTTTTTGATTTAACAATCCTACCGTTCTTATCCAGTTTGATAAACTTGGTATGTGTTCCAGGCATTACAAAGATATGCTCATCAGAAATCGTCGGTTTCAGCAATGAAAATACTGCCATCGCCTCTGTTTCTTCTCCCCGCATCACATCATATTGAATCGAAGAAAGCCGTGACTTGTCTTGACATTGAGTTTTTACACCAGGAATGAACCAGATAGGCTGCGGGCAAACCTCGGGAAATGAAAATTGCTTCATCGATATTGCTAATTCTTGAATTCCTACTGGTGCATTCAAATGAGGAATCTCAACAAGTCCAAAAGCAGAAGTTATCATTCCTGAAGCGATAATCACTGTTTTCTCCGCCAAAATATTATATTTTTTGAACAATTTTTTGATTGAACACTCCAAAATTTTTTTCACCGTATCATTATTCCCCGCCAATGATGCTTTCTGAACACCTTGTGAATAGACAAAAACTTCCTGTAATTCTTCATCTCGCCACAAGCTAACTCTAGTATTTGTTGTTCCTACATCAATAGTAATAATATCTTTTATCATATATTCATCTACCACTCCGCGATACTTCCGTCTTCATGTCGCCAAACGGGGTTATGCCAATTATGAGGGATTTTTGATTTTTCAATCACCAACTCCTCATCCACGATAACACCCAATCCTGGTAACTGTGGGATTTTTACATAACCGTCTTCATACTCGAAAATTTCTGGATTCTTAATGTAGTCCATCAGATCATTGCCATCATTGTAATGGATTCCAAGACTTTGTTCTTGAATAAATGCATTTTGAACAACAGCATCTAGCTGCAGACACGCAGCTAAAGCGATCGGGCCTAGCGGACAATGGAAGGCTACAGCAACATCATACGCTTCTGCCATGTTTGCGATCTTTTTACACTCAGTAATCCCTCCAGCATGTGATAAATCCGGTTGAATAATATCAACATTGTTGCTCTCTAAAATATTTTTAAAATCCCAGCGGCTAAACATCCGTTCGCCAGTCGCAATTGGGGTCTCCACCAGTTGTGTAATCGCACTTAGTGCTTTATTATTTTCTGACAATACCGGTTCTTCAATGAACAACAGATTAAAGCGTGCTATAGCTTTCGCTAACACTTTTGCCATCGGTTTGTGGATTCGACCATGAAAGTCAACTGCTATACCGAAATACGGACCACAAGCATCCCGGACCGCCTCAATGCGATGCACTACTTCATCGATTTTTTCATAGCTGTCTATAATCTGCATTTCTTCTGTTGCATTCATTTTAATTGCTTTGAATCCTGAATTTTTTCTTTCTAGTGCCGCTGCCCCTACATCGTGAGGACGATCACCTCCTACCCAAGAATACACTTTGATTTTATTTCGGACTGCACCACCCAGTAATTGAAAGACCGGCTGTCCCATTGTTTTCCCTTTGATATCCCAAAGTGCTTGGTCAATACCCGCAATAGCACTCATCAATATGGGACCACCTCGGTAAAAACTGCTGCGGTACATTTTTGACCAACAGCCTTCAATAGCTGATGGATCATCACCTAGCAACTGATCCATAAACTCATGAACTGCTGTTTCGACACTTGCCGCTTTTCCTTCAATAACGGGTTCGCCCCAACCGGCAATACCTTCATCCGTTTCGATTTTTAAGAATAGCCATCTAGGAGGCACCATATACGTTTTATATCCCGTAATCTTCATTTGAACTCCTTCTATCTTTTGAAATTTTCGTAATCTGACAATTGATCGATAATGATTCCATTATGAAAGATACGACGCTAGCTCGTCCTTCAATTTTGAATCTGTTAATTTTTCCGTAATGAATTTAATAGCCCCTGCAGGTTCCCTCGTCAATTCAATATATTCAAAACCTTTTGTCGGAATCAATAAAATGCCATGTTTATCTGTGTCTTGTTTTATATCTTTGTAGAAAGACTTAATTTGAGGGGCTAAAACAACCACATCGTAATTCGGCAATAATGAATAGTGATTCCCATAAGCTGCAGCTTTTGAAACTAAATTGAATTTCGTTTCCTCCGCTCCAATTTTCAACGCATTAGCTAGTTGTTCACTGGTCCCTCCTCCTGCACATAAAACTAATACTTTTAAAGAATTTTCCCTATCTGAAAGTTTGTTGATTTGTAGGCTAATCTCTGGGTCAGGATCAGCTGATTTCATTTCCTCAATAGGTTTCTCTGCTACTATCCCACCAGAAATAGCCTCACCTTCAGTACGTGCTGCTTCTTGTTTTAGCAATACTTTGTCATAAGCTTTCAAAAATGGCATATAGATGAAAGCATCCAATGTTAGCAACAACACGATCAATACGATTGATATCAGCTGGAAATTAGTATCTAAGAAAATTCCGATTGGCGCAGGTGTTGCCCAAGGAAGTACGTAGATAAATCCATTCATCATCAAATTGTCCACAAAAAATTTACAGATCCATACATTTACGATTGGCGCCACCACAAATGGTATTAGCATATATGGATTTAAAATCATTGGTGCTCCAAATAATAGTGGTTCATTCACTGCAAAAATACAAGGAATAACCGAAGTTTTACCAATCGTTCTCAGCTGTTTTGATTTCATAAAAAAAATTAACAAAAATGGTACGATAAACGTTGCTCCAGTTCCTCCCATCGCTCCTACGAAATTACTGAAATTTTCAGTCAGGGCGTGACTAGGTTTATCCCCCGCAATAAACTGAGCCATGTTATCTGCTGTATTTGAAAGTAATACCGCTTGGATTGCTGGTTTGACAACAGATGGTCCATGAACTCCGACAAACCAAAACATTGACATCAAGAACCAGATAACCGTAATCCCTAGATAAGATTCTGCACCAATATACAATGGTTCGAACAACTTAATCAAAATATCTGCGAAAGGTACGCTTAGAAAATTCCGAGCAAGAATATCGATTACTGCACAAGCTAATACGGAAAAAGAAAACGGAAAAATATCGCGAAAGTTCTGCGCAATCGCTCCTGGAACTTCTTTTGGCATATGGATTGTGATATCTCTTGAAATACAGAAGCGATACACATTGGAAATGATGAACGCTGAAACAAATGCTGATAATAAGCCTTTTGTCCCCATATTTCCTACCGTGAAATTACCATTTTTAGTTGTAGATACCGCTAACAATAAAAAACCACACATCGCTGCAATCATAACAGACGTCCCGTTAATGACTCTGCCTTCAGGCATTTTACGATTCATGTAATCAGTCAAACATTTAGCAGTTGTTCCAGCCACCATCATTCCAACAACACCCATCGTATAGTTGTAGATTTTCATCAAACCAACAGTAAAAAATTCTGGCAATTCTACCCCAAATACTTTAGGAAGTGTCGCGACAAGTAAGAAAACACTTGAAAATAAAATAATTGGCATAACTGCTAGGAATCCATCCTTAACAGATTGCAGATACATATTTCGAGAAACTTTCTCAAAAAACGCTTGATGCTTTTCAATACGTGAAATAATTGCATTCATATATTTCATCTCCTTTTCAATTTGATATGTGCTACTCAGCACTGATTTTTTTTACGATCTTGTATCAGATAATTTTTTGAACCAAAACGCACTTTTCTTTAAATAGCGTTTTTGAGTATCAAAATCTATATACACTAAACCATAGCGCTTGTTATAACCATTAGCCCAAGAGAATTGGTCTTGCAAAGACCAAACAAAATATCCTTCCACATCTACTCCGTCAGCCCGCGCTTGCAAGATTGCCGCAACGTGTTGATCAATGAAATCAATTCTTTCGTCATCACATACAGTGCCATCTGTTTTTAAAACATCTTTATAGCCCAAACCATTTTCAGTCACATAAATTGTCGGACAATTCGGATAGCTGTCAGATACGTCCTTCAGAATATCGTACATTCCTTGAGGGAAAATATTCCAATCCCAATCAGTTGTCGGTATACCTGGCTTTTTGACAATCTGCCCCATCCCTTTAAATCGAAGCGCAGAAGACGTCCCTTTTTCTCCTGTACCATTGAAGGTATTTCCGCTTTCTCCTTCATAGCTTTTGACAAAATCATTTTGATAATAATTCAAACCAAAATAATCATTTTGGATAGCAGCTCTCGCTAATATATCCAAATCTCCTGGTAAAATTTCAAGTTCGGCATCATTTAACGATAGTATCTCATTGATAGCCTCCATCGTATCTTCCGAATAGTAACCGAGAAATGAACCGTCTAATAAAAAGCGATTTCGGAAAGCATCTGTTAATTTTGCAGCATGTTTATCCTCTTCAGAGTCTGTTAACGGATAAACCGGATGTAGAGAGTGTATCAAGCCAATCTTCCCAGGTATCCCCAGCTCCTTGAAACGGTTGACTGCCTTCGCATGAGCTAACAACTCATTATGTTGTGCTTGAATAGCACTGGTCACATCAAAGTGATGACACGGTGGAAAAATTCCAGTGATATATTGCCCCATTGCCAATGCAAACAGTTCATTAATCGTAAACCAATTTTCAACTTCTGAGAATTCTTTAAAACAATACTCAGCATAGTATACGAAAGCCTCAATATTCTCACGATTTAACCAATCTCCTTTATCGAAAATTGCTTTAGGAGAATCAAAATGGTGCAGTGTAACGTAAGGTTCAATACTATTCTCATGACATGCGGCAAATACTCGGTGGTAATAATCGACTCCTAACGGATTCGGTTCACCTGTACCGTCAGGAAAGATACGCGACCAAGCAATAGAGATTCGCAGCGCATCCAAACCACTTTCTTTAGCTAGTTTCACGTCCTCCTCATAACGATGATAGAAATCACAAGCTGGATCTGGCAAAAATCTGCCTTGCTCAATTAAATAATCATCCCACATTGTTTTTCCTTTTCCCTCAATAGAGGTTGCACCTTCAACTTGAAAAGCAGCTGTTGCGGCTCCCCAAACAAATCCTTTCGGTAATTCTTTAACACGATTCAACATTTTTAAGTAACTCCTTCTTATTCAACTATTATAGTTTTACAATATTTTTCTATTTAAGTTTTTCTTCAAGCTGTGTAATTCTTTCATAGCTATTGATAAAATACTCGGCTTGATCTTTGAAGAGCATTGTAGTCATTAATGTATCTTGTGCGTGTATCATAATAAAAGATACTTCTAAATCTGAGCCACCAGCTTCTTCACTTAACAATTTTGTTTGCTCTTTATGGGCCGCCACGATGGATTCGTTTGCTTCTTCAATTAATGTTCGGGCTTGAGTAAAATCACCTCCCTTTGCACAATCCATAGCTTCCAATAAAGTTGATCTAGCATCCCCAGCATGAGCCACAATAGCAAATCCAATCATTGATACTTCTTCTCTTGTTGTCATATTTTAGTTCCTCCCAAGTTATACTAAATTTTGTTATTCAACGGCATCTCTGAGATAATTCGCTGAATATGGATAATGAAATAAAAGTGTTCATCGATTCCAACATCTCGATTCAATTTCTCTTTAACCTCATTGAAGATTTCTGTCGCAATCTCAAAGGACTCAGGATAATTTCTTCTTACATCTGCAACAATCTGTGAACTAATCATAGCTTGAGTTCCCTTGCTCTCCAGAATTCTTTCAATTAGATATTGTAGGTGAATCATCAAGCGATCATAATAATCTTCGCTAGAATTTTTTCGGCAGATACCATGGTTTGTA
It encodes the following:
- a CDS encoding LacI family DNA-binding transcriptional regulator produces the protein MVTIRDIAKKSGYSTATISRLFKGDESLSITSDTKNKIIVTAKSLGYDLTKIKTTLYKIAILFWISEEQLKEDVYYQHVKDDLKKYSKKANLDLIFISKNDGVKSIPDDITGFIAIGQLTKKELYYLNQKGYKGVIRGINPLPEHFDTVEPDFHEMARQAINYFINEGFTKIGFIGGNFFNLETGKEEIDSREYAFRYHLEKSGLLNEKYIFSQGSFTVDEGYQLSLKMKAELNEDMPEACFIPSDTIAAGVLQGCHELGINIPKDMAVISINDDDIAKFVAPPLTTFKIDIEEIAKTCVDLLSDQLVYSRDISKKTLIGAKLTVRKSFIPKEEV
- a CDS encoding bifunctional 4-hydroxy-2-oxoglutarate aldolase/2-dehydro-3-deoxy-phosphogluconate aldolase, which codes for MELENYPKATAILRGYTYEEAMLIIRVLSEFKHFIGVEVTTNNSDHLKIIHDGKNRFGDKISIGVGTVVTVEQAEEAIEAGAEFMLGPQKFNDKIFKLAKRKGVLTIPGAMSPTEIFKMFEMGADIVKVFPANCLGPEYFNQVQAPLGSLPLMAVGGVDQTNAQNYLNNGASYVGIGSKFFEKSAVHQLNYERLMELAESFIDSLRVE
- a CDS encoding 2-dehydro-3-deoxygalactonokinase; this translates as MVDEYMIKDIITIDVGTTNTRVSLWRDEELQEVFVYSQGVQKASLAGNNDTVKKILECSIKKLFKKYNILAEKTVIIASGMITSAFGLVEIPHLNAPVGIQELAISMKQFSFPEVCPQPIWFIPGVKTQCQDKSRLSSIQYDVMRGEETEAMAVFSLLKPTISDEHIFVMPGTHTKFIKLDKNGRIVKSKTATTGEILSLLTKKSLIATDVHHRFYDELDESYLLSGFHSARSNGIGSAVFDVRILGQTHNASRNQRANYLLGAVLSSDIQLLENFLEPNETVVLTGKKELREAIHVILNDLDNFSHPIIIIEANDLAGRGALLAGKKRGLLRKEG
- the dgoD gene encoding galactonate dehydratase codes for the protein MKITGYKTYMVPPRWLFLKIETDEGIAGWGEPVIEGKAASVETAVHEFMDQLLGDDPSAIEGCWSKMYRSSFYRGGPILMSAIAGIDQALWDIKGKTMGQPVFQLLGGAVRNKIKVYSWVGGDRPHDVGAAALERKNSGFKAIKMNATEEMQIIDSYEKIDEVVHRIEAVRDACGPYFGIAVDFHGRIHKPMAKVLAKAIARFNLLFIEEPVLSENNKALSAITQLVETPIATGERMFSRWDFKNILESNNVDIIQPDLSHAGGITECKKIANMAEAYDVAVAFHCPLGPIALAACLQLDAVVQNAFIQEQSLGIHYNDGNDLMDYIKNPEIFEYEDGYVKIPQLPGLGVIVDEELVIEKSKIPHNWHNPVWRHEDGSIAEW
- a CDS encoding PTS transporter subunit EIIC is translated as MNAIISRIEKHQAFFEKVSRNMYLQSVKDGFLAVMPIILFSSVFLLVATLPKVFGVELPEFFTVGLMKIYNYTMGVVGMMVAGTTAKCLTDYMNRKMPEGRVINGTSVMIAAMCGFLLLAVSTTKNGNFTVGNMGTKGLLSAFVSAFIISNVYRFCISRDITIHMPKEVPGAIAQNFRDIFPFSFSVLACAVIDILARNFLSVPFADILIKLFEPLYIGAESYLGITVIWFLMSMFWFVGVHGPSVVKPAIQAVLLSNTADNMAQFIAGDKPSHALTENFSNFVGAMGGTGATFIVPFLLIFFMKSKQLRTIGKTSVIPCIFAVNEPLLFGAPMILNPYMLIPFVVAPIVNVWICKFFVDNLMMNGFIYVLPWATPAPIGIFLDTNFQLISIVLIVLLLTLDAFIYMPFLKAYDKVLLKQEAARTEGEAISGGIVAEKPIEEMKSADPDPEISLQINKLSDRENSLKVLVLCAGGGTSEQLANALKIGAEETKFNLVSKAAAYGNHYSLLPNYDVVVLAPQIKSFYKDIKQDTDKHGILLIPTKGFEYIELTREPAGAIKFITEKLTDSKLKDELASYLS
- the lacG gene encoding 6-phospho-beta-galactosidase, with protein sequence MLNRVKELPKGFVWGAATAAFQVEGATSIEGKGKTMWDDYLIEQGRFLPDPACDFYHRYEEDVKLAKESGLDALRISIAWSRIFPDGTGEPNPLGVDYYHRVFAACHENSIEPYVTLHHFDSPKAIFDKGDWLNRENIEAFVYYAEYCFKEFSEVENWFTINELFALAMGQYITGIFPPCHHFDVTSAIQAQHNELLAHAKAVNRFKELGIPGKIGLIHSLHPVYPLTDSEEDKHAAKLTDAFRNRFLLDGSFLGYYSEDTMEAINEILSLNDAELEILPGDLDILARAAIQNDYFGLNYYQNDFVKSYEGESGNTFNGTGEKGTSSALRFKGMGQIVKKPGIPTTDWDWNIFPQGMYDILKDVSDSYPNCPTIYVTENGLGYKDVLKTDGTVCDDERIDFIDQHVAAILQARADGVDVEGYFVWSLQDQFSWANGYNKRYGLVYIDFDTQKRYLKKSAFWFKKLSDTRS
- a CDS encoding PTS lactose/cellobiose transporter subunit IIA, yielding MTTREEVSMIGFAIVAHAGDARSTLLEAMDCAKGGDFTQARTLIEEANESIVAAHKEQTKLLSEEAGGSDLEVSFIMIHAQDTLMTTMLFKDQAEYFINSYERITQLEEKLK